The Pangasianodon hypophthalmus isolate fPanHyp1 chromosome 2, fPanHyp1.pri, whole genome shotgun sequence genome window below encodes:
- the tmem74b gene encoding transmembrane protein 74B, whose amino-acid sequence MECVNGVELHELRPSGHGIENTSFCDEEEEARVCVVNSRTNQHFPSHGGGGISPQILQGDVQSDKEQETVYEERSVDYSFMLALVFLVSGIALVVIAYAIPREAQINPDQVTARQMEKLEMYYAQLGSHLDKCIIAGLGLLTLGGMLLSILLMVSLCKGELYHRRSFAILRRPMKSYGSINMRMGQLASGNGREPIMECDSNTDPHDALSAERMQHLRQTQ is encoded by the coding sequence atggagtgtgtgaatggCGTGGAGCTCCATGAGCTCAGGCCCTCAGGACATGGCATCGAAAACACTTCCTTCtgtgatgaggaagaggaagccCGGGTATGTGTTGTTAATTCCAGGACGAATCAACATTTTCCCTCTCATGGTGGAGGTGGAATTAGTCCTCAGATTCTTCAAGGAGATGTTCAGTCAGACAAAGAACAAGAAACAGTGTATGAAGAACGTTCTGTGGATTACAGCTTCATGTTGGCATTGGTATTCCTCGTCAGTGGAATTGCTTTAGTTGTAATTGCCTACGCCATACCAAGGGAGGCTCAAATCAATCCAGACCAGGTTACAGCACGTCAGATGGAAAAGTTGGAGATGTACTATGCACAGCTCGGCTCACACCTTGATAAGTGCATCATTGCTGGACTTGGCTTACTTACTCTTGGTGGGATGCTCTTGTCCATTCTGCTGATGGTTTCTCTATGCAAAGGTGAGCTTTATCACCGCAGAAGTTTTGCCATCTTAAGAAGACCTATGAAGTCGTATGGCTCCATAAACATGAGGATGGGACAGTTAGCATCCGGAAATGGAAGAGAACCTATCATGGAGTGTGATTCAAATACAGACCCTCATGATGCATTGAGTGCTGAAAGAATGCAACATCTAAGGCAAACTCAGTAG